One Trichocoleus desertorum ATA4-8-CV12 genomic window, GACAATGCGGCGCTATTAGTCACGCTTTGGGCTAGGACACATCCTGTCTTAAGGGGCAATGGGAAGCCAAACAAAAGAAGATATCTTAACGCTAGTAGAGTTGAGTAGCAAATTTCACCAGTTGCGATCGCATCTACGTAGAGAGCGAGTCAGGATTTAGCTTGCCACCCTTTTCCCCATAAGTTCGGTTTGTTAGTAATAGATTAATCAGCCAAATGTAGGATTTATGGATACTGAGACGCTCCAGAAGCAATATGACTCCGGAAAACGAGATTTTATTCAGATTGATTTGGTGGGTGCTAATTTAGCAGGCGTGAACTTAGCGGGAGCGAATCTCAGCGAGGCAAACCTGATGGGTGCTAACCTCAGCAATGCCAATTTGATGGGCGTAGACCTGTCCAAAGCCAACTTGATTGTCACCAAGCTGGTAGGCGCAAACCTTACAAGGGCTAAACTTGTGAGCGCTAACCTAGATGGAGCTAATGTCAGTCAAGCCAACTTAACGCGATCGCATTGTAATGAGGCCAACATGACAGGGGCCAATCTTTGTATGGCCGATCTGACGGAGGCCAACTTCCAAAAAACCGTTTTGAAGGGAGCAGTCTTGCTGATAGGAGCAGATTTAGTTCGGGTGGATTTCAGTGGGGCCAATTTAAGTGGGGCGGTTTTGAGTGGAGCCAATTTGACAGCAGCCA contains:
- a CDS encoding pentapeptide repeat-containing protein gives rise to the protein MDTETLQKQYDSGKRDFIQIDLVGANLAGVNLAGANLSEANLMGANLSNANLMGVDLSKANLIVTKLVGANLTRAKLVSANLDGANVSQANLTRSHCNEANMTGANLCMADLTEANFQKTVLKGAVLLIGADLVRVDFSGANLSGAVLSGANLTAANLTGANLSEANLSGANLRRANFDGANLRGANLLEADLSETNLETANVFGIKRSES